A window of Citrus sinensis cultivar Valencia sweet orange chromosome 7, DVS_A1.0, whole genome shotgun sequence contains these coding sequences:
- the LOC102612090 gene encoding probable LRR receptor-like serine/threonine-protein kinase At3g47570 isoform X1 — MWSIQSSSHSMALHFCTLRKMPNISISISCLAILIWCFSLLLINSPGFSVGQTNETDRLALLAIKSQLHDPLGVTSSWNNTINLCLWTGVTCGHRHQRVTELNLSSQRIGGVLSPYVGNLSFLRYINLADNGFHGEIPQEIGNLLRLEKLALPNNSFSGTIPTNLSRCSNLIYFHVGNNKLEGQIPKEIGSLLKLQTLALYYNYLTRQLPDFIGNLSALEVIDITGNSLGGKIPTTLGLLTNLVDLNVGENRFSGMFPQSICNISSLEWIYLAFNRFSGSLPFDIVVNLPDLKELAISGNNFFGSIPNSLSNASNLEILDFARNQFKGKVSIDFSSLKNLSWLNLEQNNLGMGTSNDLDFVTFLTNCTSLKVLSLYDNQFKGELPHSIANLSSTMIHFRIGSNQIYGTIPPEIRNLVNLIALTMEINQLHGTIPDVIGELKNLQILSLSGNFLHGSIPSGLGNLTKLANLELSSNSLQGNIPLSVGNFQNLIGFDASHNKLTGALPQQLLSITTLSLYLDLSHNLLNGSLLLQVGNLKNLVLLDISGNQFSGVIPVTLSICVSLEYLNISKNFFHDVIPLSLGFLKSIKLLDVSCNNLSGQIPKLLDKLSFVEFLNLSYNHFEGEVPTKGVFSNKAKISLQGNAKLCGGIDELHLPSCPSKGSRKPKITLLKVLIPVAVSCFILSSCLTIVYVRRRGSVRKPIDTLPMEKQFPMVSYAELSKATCEFSQSNMIGQGSYGSVYKGILGEDEMVVAVKVINLKQKGAFRSFVAECEALRNIRHRNLTKIITICSSIDSKGADFKALVFEYMENGSLEDWLHQTNDHLEVFKLSLIQRVNIAIDVASAIEYLHHNCQPPMVHGDIKPSNVLLDNDMVAHVGDFGLSKFLSSDHLDTASETPSSSIGIKGTVGYVAPEYGIGSEASMIGDVYSFGILLLEMFTGKRPIDATFSEGLTLHEIAKMALPEKVMEVIDPSILMEVMATNSIIQEDRRRVKVEECSNAILRTGVLCSTESPFERMEMRDVVANLCHTRETFLGRRV, encoded by the exons ATGTGGAGTATACAATCATCCTCACATTCCATGGCATTACACTTTTGTACCTTGAGAAAAATGCCTAATATTTCCATTTCCATTAGCTGCCTTGCCATTTTGATATGGTGCTTCAGCTTGTTGCTTATTAATTCTCCTGGCTTTTCTGTTGGCCAAACCAACGAGACAGATCGACTCGCGTTGCTTGCCATAAAGTCACAGCTTCATGATCCATTGGGAGTCACAAGTTCATGGAACAATACCATAAACTTGTGCCTATGGACTGGAGTGACTTGTGGCCATCGGCATCAAAGGGTAACCGAGTTAAACTTGAGTAGCCAGAGGATAGGAGGCGTCTTGTCTCCTTATGTTGGAAACCTCAGCTTCCTCAGGTACATCAACCTTGCGGACAACGGCTTCCATGGTGAGATTCCCCAAGAAATCGGTAATCTTTTAAGGCTTGAGAAACTAGCACTGCCCAACAATTCATTTTCGGGTACAATACCAACCAATTTGTCCCGTTGCTCTAACCTCATCTACTTTCATGTCGGCAACAACAAGCTCGAGGGACAAATCCCAAAAGAGATAGGCAGCTTGTTGAAGCTTCAAACATTGGCCCTCTACTACAATTATTTAACGAGACAACTCCCAGATTTCATTGGGAATCTTTCAGCTCTTGAGGTAATTGATATTACAGGGAATTCATTGGGCGGCAAAATTCCAACTACCCTTGGCCTACTTACAAACTTGGTTGATCTCAACGTAGGTGAAAATCGATTCTCTGGTATGTTTCCTCAATCAATTTGTAATATCTCTTCCCTCGAGTGGATTTATCTTGCATTCAACAGATTTAGTGGAAGTTTACCATTTGACATTGTTGTCAATCTTCCGGACCTTAAAGAGCTTGCTATTAGtggaaacaatttttttggttctatTCCTAATTCATTGTCCAATGCTTCAAATCTTGAGATCCTTGACTTTGCCCGCAATCAATTCAAAGGGAAAGTGTCAATTGATTTTAGCAGCCTTAAGAATCTATCGTGGTTAAATTTGGAGCAGAATAATTTGGGGATGGGGACATCCAATGATCTTGATTTTGTAACCTTTCTAACTAATTGTACTAGTTTGAAAGTGCTTAGTTTATATGATAATCAATTCAAAGGAGAGCTGCCTCATTCTATAGCCAATCTCTCGTCGACAATGATTCACTTCCGCATAGGATCAAACCAAATATATGGAACCATACCTCCTGAAATAAGAAATCTTGTCAATCTAATTGCACTCACTATGGAAATAAACCAATTACATGGCACTATTCCTGATGTAATTGGAGAGcttaaaaacttacaaatattATCCCTGTCTGGAAACTTTTTACATGGAAGCATTCCCTCCGGCCTTGGTAATCTTACTAAATTGGCTAACCTTGAATTGAGCTCCAACAGCTTGCAGGGCAATATACCCTTGTCCGTTGGTAATTTTCAGAATTTGATAGGCTTCGATGCCTCCCATAACAAGCTCACCGGTGCCTTGCCCCAACAACTTCTCAGCATAACAACACTTTCACTTTACCTAGATCTGTCTCATAATCTTCTAAACGGCTCCCTTCTTCTACAAGTGGGCAACCTAAAGAATCTCGTATTGTTGGACATATCTGGCAACCAATTTTCTGGTGTGATTCCTGTTACTCTAAGTATTTGTGTAAGCTTAGaatatcttaatatttcaaagaatttttttcatgACGTCATTCCCCTTTCTTTGGGTTTCTTGAAAAGCATTAAATTGTTAGATGTCTCATGCAATAATTTGTCTGGCCAGATTCCAAAATTGCTTGACAAACTATCTTTCGTGGAATTCTTAAATCTTTCTTACAATCATTTTGAGGGTGAGGTTCCAACAAAAGGAGTTTTTAGTAATAAAGCCAAAATTTCACTACAAGGGAATGCAAAGCTTTGTGGGGGTATAGATGAATTGCATTTACCATCTTGTCCATCTAAAGGATCAAGAAAACCGAAAATTACTCTTCTCAAAGTTTTGATTCCAGTGGCAGTGTCATGTTTCATCTTATCCTCATGCCTTACTATTGTTTATGTTCGAAGAAGGGGATCTGTACGTAAACCCATTGATACGTTGCCGATGGAAAAACAATTTCCCATGGTTTCTTATGCAGAGCTGAGTAAGGCAACATGTGAATTTTCACAGTCAAATATGATTGGTCAAGGAAGCTATGGATCTGTATACAAGGGGATTTTGGGTGAAGACGAAATGGTAGTTGCAGTGAAGGTGATAAATCTTAAGCAGAAAGGAGCTTTCAGGAGTTTTGTGGCTGAATGTGAAGCATTAAGAAATATTCGCCACCGAAATCTTACCAAAATCATCACTATTTGCTCTAGTATAGATTCTAAGGGGGCTGATTTCAAGGCTCTTGTTTTCGAATATATGGAAAATGGAAGTTTAGAGGATTGGTTGCACCAGACCAATGATCATCTTGaagttttcaaattaagtCTCATTCAAAGAGTGAACATAGCCATTGATGTGGCTTCTGCAATTGAGTATCTTCACCACAATTGTCAACCACCTATGGTTCACGGAGATATAAAACCAAGTAATGTCCTGCTAGATAACGACATGGTTGCCCATGTGGGTGACTTCGGACTATCAAAATTTCTCTCCAGTGACCATCTTGATACTGCTAGTGAAACTCCATCAAGCTCAATTGGGATAAAAGGAACGGTTGGCTATGTTGCTCCAG AGTATGGCATAGGTAGTGAAGCGTCCATGATTGGAGATGTATACAGCTTTGGAATTTTGTTGCTAGAGATGTTTACTGGAAAGCGACCAATCGATGCAACGTTTAGTGAAGGACTCACTCTCCATGAAATTGCCAAGATGGCTTTACCAGAAAAAGTGATGGAGGTTATTGATCCTTCAATTTTGATGGAGGTAATGGCGACCAACTCTATAATTCAGGAAGACAGAAGAAGAGTCAAAGTGGAGGAGTGTTCGAATGCTATACTCAGAACAGGTGTTCTTTGCTCAACGGAATCTCCATTTGAACGGATGGAGATGAGAGATGTTGTGGCTAATTTATGCCACACAAGGGAGACTTTTCTTGGCAGGAGGGTTTGA
- the LOC102612090 gene encoding probable LRR receptor-like serine/threonine-protein kinase At3g47570 isoform X3, with amino-acid sequence MWSIQSSSHSMALHFCTLRKMPNISISISCLAILIWCFSLLLINSPGFSVGQTNETDRLALLAIKSQLHDPLGVTSSWNNTINLCLWTGVTCGHRHQRVTELNLSSQRIGGVLSPYVGNLSFLRYINLADNGFHGEIPQEIGNLLRLEKLALPNNSFSGTIPTNLSRCSNLIYFHVGNNKLEGQIPKEIGSLLKLQTLALYYNYLTRQLPDFIGNLSALEVIDITGNSLGGKIPTTLGLLTNLVDLNVGENRFSELSKATCEFSQSNMIGQGSYGSVYKGILGEDEMVVAVKVINLKQKGAFRSFVAECEALRNIRHRNLTKIITICSSIDSKGADFKALVFEYMENGSLEDWLHQTNDHLEVFKLSLIQRVNIAIDVASAIEYLHHNCQPPMVHGDIKPSNVLLDNDMVAHVGDFGLSKFLSSDHLDTASETPSSSIGIKGTVGYVAPEYGIGSEASMIGDVYSFGILLLEMFTGKRPIDATFSEGLTLHEIAKMALPEKVMEVIDPSILMEVMATNSIIQEDRRRVKVEECSNAILRTGVLCSTESPFERMEMRDVVANLCHTRETFLGRRV; translated from the exons ATGTGGAGTATACAATCATCCTCACATTCCATGGCATTACACTTTTGTACCTTGAGAAAAATGCCTAATATTTCCATTTCCATTAGCTGCCTTGCCATTTTGATATGGTGCTTCAGCTTGTTGCTTATTAATTCTCCTGGCTTTTCTGTTGGCCAAACCAACGAGACAGATCGACTCGCGTTGCTTGCCATAAAGTCACAGCTTCATGATCCATTGGGAGTCACAAGTTCATGGAACAATACCATAAACTTGTGCCTATGGACTGGAGTGACTTGTGGCCATCGGCATCAAAGGGTAACCGAGTTAAACTTGAGTAGCCAGAGGATAGGAGGCGTCTTGTCTCCTTATGTTGGAAACCTCAGCTTCCTCAGGTACATCAACCTTGCGGACAACGGCTTCCATGGTGAGATTCCCCAAGAAATCGGTAATCTTTTAAGGCTTGAGAAACTAGCACTGCCCAACAATTCATTTTCGGGTACAATACCAACCAATTTGTCCCGTTGCTCTAACCTCATCTACTTTCATGTCGGCAACAACAAGCTCGAGGGACAAATCCCAAAAGAGATAGGCAGCTTGTTGAAGCTTCAAACATTGGCCCTCTACTACAATTATTTAACGAGACAACTCCCAGATTTCATTGGGAATCTTTCAGCTCTTGAGGTAATTGATATTACAGGGAATTCATTGGGCGGCAAAATTCCAACTACCCTTGGCCTACTTACAAACTTGGTTGATCTCAACGTAGGTGAAAATCGATTCTCTG AGCTGAGTAAGGCAACATGTGAATTTTCACAGTCAAATATGATTGGTCAAGGAAGCTATGGATCTGTATACAAGGGGATTTTGGGTGAAGACGAAATGGTAGTTGCAGTGAAGGTGATAAATCTTAAGCAGAAAGGAGCTTTCAGGAGTTTTGTGGCTGAATGTGAAGCATTAAGAAATATTCGCCACCGAAATCTTACCAAAATCATCACTATTTGCTCTAGTATAGATTCTAAGGGGGCTGATTTCAAGGCTCTTGTTTTCGAATATATGGAAAATGGAAGTTTAGAGGATTGGTTGCACCAGACCAATGATCATCTTGaagttttcaaattaagtCTCATTCAAAGAGTGAACATAGCCATTGATGTGGCTTCTGCAATTGAGTATCTTCACCACAATTGTCAACCACCTATGGTTCACGGAGATATAAAACCAAGTAATGTCCTGCTAGATAACGACATGGTTGCCCATGTGGGTGACTTCGGACTATCAAAATTTCTCTCCAGTGACCATCTTGATACTGCTAGTGAAACTCCATCAAGCTCAATTGGGATAAAAGGAACGGTTGGCTATGTTGCTCCAG AGTATGGCATAGGTAGTGAAGCGTCCATGATTGGAGATGTATACAGCTTTGGAATTTTGTTGCTAGAGATGTTTACTGGAAAGCGACCAATCGATGCAACGTTTAGTGAAGGACTCACTCTCCATGAAATTGCCAAGATGGCTTTACCAGAAAAAGTGATGGAGGTTATTGATCCTTCAATTTTGATGGAGGTAATGGCGACCAACTCTATAATTCAGGAAGACAGAAGAAGAGTCAAAGTGGAGGAGTGTTCGAATGCTATACTCAGAACAGGTGTTCTTTGCTCAACGGAATCTCCATTTGAACGGATGGAGATGAGAGATGTTGTGGCTAATTTATGCCACACAAGGGAGACTTTTCTTGGCAGGAGGGTTTGA
- the LOC102612090 gene encoding putative receptor-like protein kinase At3g47110 isoform X2: protein MWSIQSSSHSMALHFCTLRKMPNISISISCLAILIWCFSLLLINSPGFSVGQTNETDRLALLAIKSQLHDPLGVTSSWNNTINLCLWTGVTCGHRHQRVTELNLSSQRIGGVLSPYVGNLSFLRYINLADNGFHGEIPQEIGNLLRLEKLALPNNSFSGTIPTNLSRCSNLIYFHVGNNKLEGQIPKEIGSLLKLQTLALYYNYLTRQLPDFIGNLSALEVIDITGNSLGGKIPTTLGLLTNLVDLNVGENRFSGMFPQSICNISSLEWIYLAFNRFSGSLPFDIVVNLPDLKELAISGNNFFGSIPNSLSNASNLEILDFARNQFKGKVSIDFSSLKNLSWLNLEQNNLGMGTSNDLDFVTFLTNCTSLKVLSLYDNQFKGELPHSIANLSSTMIHFRIGSNQIYGTIPPEIRNLVNLIALTMEINQLHGTIPDVIGELKNLQILSLSGNFLHGSIPSGLGNLTKLANLELSSNSLQGNIPLSVGNFQNLIGFDASHNKLTGALPQQLLSITTLSLYLDLSHNLLNGSLLLQVGNLKNLVLLDISGNQFSELSKATCEFSQSNMIGQGSYGSVYKGILGEDEMVVAVKVINLKQKGAFRSFVAECEALRNIRHRNLTKIITICSSIDSKGADFKALVFEYMENGSLEDWLHQTNDHLEVFKLSLIQRVNIAIDVASAIEYLHHNCQPPMVHGDIKPSNVLLDNDMVAHVGDFGLSKFLSSDHLDTASETPSSSIGIKGTVGYVAPEYGIGSEASMIGDVYSFGILLLEMFTGKRPIDATFSEGLTLHEIAKMALPEKVMEVIDPSILMEVMATNSIIQEDRRRVKVEECSNAILRTGVLCSTESPFERMEMRDVVANLCHTRETFLGRRV, encoded by the exons ATGTGGAGTATACAATCATCCTCACATTCCATGGCATTACACTTTTGTACCTTGAGAAAAATGCCTAATATTTCCATTTCCATTAGCTGCCTTGCCATTTTGATATGGTGCTTCAGCTTGTTGCTTATTAATTCTCCTGGCTTTTCTGTTGGCCAAACCAACGAGACAGATCGACTCGCGTTGCTTGCCATAAAGTCACAGCTTCATGATCCATTGGGAGTCACAAGTTCATGGAACAATACCATAAACTTGTGCCTATGGACTGGAGTGACTTGTGGCCATCGGCATCAAAGGGTAACCGAGTTAAACTTGAGTAGCCAGAGGATAGGAGGCGTCTTGTCTCCTTATGTTGGAAACCTCAGCTTCCTCAGGTACATCAACCTTGCGGACAACGGCTTCCATGGTGAGATTCCCCAAGAAATCGGTAATCTTTTAAGGCTTGAGAAACTAGCACTGCCCAACAATTCATTTTCGGGTACAATACCAACCAATTTGTCCCGTTGCTCTAACCTCATCTACTTTCATGTCGGCAACAACAAGCTCGAGGGACAAATCCCAAAAGAGATAGGCAGCTTGTTGAAGCTTCAAACATTGGCCCTCTACTACAATTATTTAACGAGACAACTCCCAGATTTCATTGGGAATCTTTCAGCTCTTGAGGTAATTGATATTACAGGGAATTCATTGGGCGGCAAAATTCCAACTACCCTTGGCCTACTTACAAACTTGGTTGATCTCAACGTAGGTGAAAATCGATTCTCTGGTATGTTTCCTCAATCAATTTGTAATATCTCTTCCCTCGAGTGGATTTATCTTGCATTCAACAGATTTAGTGGAAGTTTACCATTTGACATTGTTGTCAATCTTCCGGACCTTAAAGAGCTTGCTATTAGtggaaacaatttttttggttctatTCCTAATTCATTGTCCAATGCTTCAAATCTTGAGATCCTTGACTTTGCCCGCAATCAATTCAAAGGGAAAGTGTCAATTGATTTTAGCAGCCTTAAGAATCTATCGTGGTTAAATTTGGAGCAGAATAATTTGGGGATGGGGACATCCAATGATCTTGATTTTGTAACCTTTCTAACTAATTGTACTAGTTTGAAAGTGCTTAGTTTATATGATAATCAATTCAAAGGAGAGCTGCCTCATTCTATAGCCAATCTCTCGTCGACAATGATTCACTTCCGCATAGGATCAAACCAAATATATGGAACCATACCTCCTGAAATAAGAAATCTTGTCAATCTAATTGCACTCACTATGGAAATAAACCAATTACATGGCACTATTCCTGATGTAATTGGAGAGcttaaaaacttacaaatattATCCCTGTCTGGAAACTTTTTACATGGAAGCATTCCCTCCGGCCTTGGTAATCTTACTAAATTGGCTAACCTTGAATTGAGCTCCAACAGCTTGCAGGGCAATATACCCTTGTCCGTTGGTAATTTTCAGAATTTGATAGGCTTCGATGCCTCCCATAACAAGCTCACCGGTGCCTTGCCCCAACAACTTCTCAGCATAACAACACTTTCACTTTACCTAGATCTGTCTCATAATCTTCTAAACGGCTCCCTTCTTCTACAAGTGGGCAACCTAAAGAATCTCGTATTGTTGGACATATCTGGCAACCAATTTTCTG AGCTGAGTAAGGCAACATGTGAATTTTCACAGTCAAATATGATTGGTCAAGGAAGCTATGGATCTGTATACAAGGGGATTTTGGGTGAAGACGAAATGGTAGTTGCAGTGAAGGTGATAAATCTTAAGCAGAAAGGAGCTTTCAGGAGTTTTGTGGCTGAATGTGAAGCATTAAGAAATATTCGCCACCGAAATCTTACCAAAATCATCACTATTTGCTCTAGTATAGATTCTAAGGGGGCTGATTTCAAGGCTCTTGTTTTCGAATATATGGAAAATGGAAGTTTAGAGGATTGGTTGCACCAGACCAATGATCATCTTGaagttttcaaattaagtCTCATTCAAAGAGTGAACATAGCCATTGATGTGGCTTCTGCAATTGAGTATCTTCACCACAATTGTCAACCACCTATGGTTCACGGAGATATAAAACCAAGTAATGTCCTGCTAGATAACGACATGGTTGCCCATGTGGGTGACTTCGGACTATCAAAATTTCTCTCCAGTGACCATCTTGATACTGCTAGTGAAACTCCATCAAGCTCAATTGGGATAAAAGGAACGGTTGGCTATGTTGCTCCAG AGTATGGCATAGGTAGTGAAGCGTCCATGATTGGAGATGTATACAGCTTTGGAATTTTGTTGCTAGAGATGTTTACTGGAAAGCGACCAATCGATGCAACGTTTAGTGAAGGACTCACTCTCCATGAAATTGCCAAGATGGCTTTACCAGAAAAAGTGATGGAGGTTATTGATCCTTCAATTTTGATGGAGGTAATGGCGACCAACTCTATAATTCAGGAAGACAGAAGAAGAGTCAAAGTGGAGGAGTGTTCGAATGCTATACTCAGAACAGGTGTTCTTTGCTCAACGGAATCTCCATTTGAACGGATGGAGATGAGAGATGTTGTGGCTAATTTATGCCACACAAGGGAGACTTTTCTTGGCAGGAGGGTTTGA
- the LOC102620848 gene encoding probable polygalacturonase: MKLEKLKGNFSRPSRATLVPIVTLIKILSLQITKKPVLSLRRVGFSGAEGALFNPATCVAGLPGDQYLPKRKVVMSIKDFGVGDGTTSTTEVFRKAVRYVQAFGDKGGTQLNVPEGLWLTGSFILTSNFTLFLQKGAVILGSQDMDEWPIIDPLPSYGRGRERLVGRHISLIHVDHLTNVVMTDAVGFMVEQHTEAHKRPSRGTDEL; the protein is encoded by the exons atgAAATTAGAAAAGCTAAAGGGGAATTTCAGCAGGCCATCACGGGCGACACTTGTGCCAATCGTCACTCTCATAAAAATCCTCTCTTTACAAATCACAAAGAAGCCCGTTTTGTCGCTCAGACGGGTCGGTTTCTCGGGAGCCGAGGGAGCGTTATTCAACCCGGCCACGTGTGTCGCCGGGTTGCCGGGGGATCAGTACTTGCCGAAGAGAAAAGTGGTGATGTCGATAAAGGATTTCGGAGTTGGAGACGGAACGACGTCGACTACAGAAGTGTTCCGGAAAGCGGTTCGGTACGTGCAAGCCTTCGGCGACAAAGGTGGGACCCAGTTGAACGTTCCGGAAGGCCTGTGGCTCACCGGAAGCTTCATTCTCACCAGTAACTTCACGCTGTTTCTTCAAAAAGGCGCTGTCATTTTAGGCTCT CAGGACATGGATGAATGGCCTATCATAGATCCTTTGCCTTCTTATGGCAGAGGGAGGGAGAGATTAGTAGGGAGACATATTAgcctaattcatgtggatcaTTTGACCAACGTCGTTATGACAG ATGCGGtgggatttatggtggaacaGCACACTGAAGCACACAAGAGGCCATCTCGTGGAACTGATGAACTCTAG